A window of the Pseudomonas sp. B21_DOA genome harbors these coding sequences:
- a CDS encoding lysis protein produces MSGSWRVIGLLLLVAGAFVAAWQFQDWRYGRQLAEQARLNAETQNQLTQTALSAQQAEQDKRLALEQRLAASEQTHYRALSDAQRDQDRLRDRLATADVRLSVLLDAGDVAHGCAVPATAGTGGVDSATVRARLDPAHAQRIIAITDTGDRGLIALQACQAYVRALAPEHFE; encoded by the coding sequence ATGTCCGGCTCCTGGCGGGTGATTGGTCTGTTGTTGCTGGTGGCCGGAGCTTTCGTCGCGGCGTGGCAGTTTCAGGACTGGCGCTACGGGCGGCAATTGGCCGAACAGGCGCGGTTAAACGCCGAGACGCAGAATCAACTCACCCAGACCGCCTTGAGCGCGCAGCAGGCCGAGCAGGATAAACGCCTGGCCCTGGAGCAACGGCTCGCGGCGAGTGAACAAACCCATTATCGAGCGCTGAGCGATGCCCAACGTGATCAGGATCGCCTGCGCGATCGCCTTGCTACTGCCGATGTGCGGCTGTCAGTCCTTCTCGACGCCGGCGACGTTGCCCACGGCTGCGCGGTGCCAGCCACCGCCGGCACCGGCGGCGTGGATTCTGCAACCGTACGCGCCCGACTTGACCCGGCGCATGCTCAACGAATTATCGCCATCACCGACACCGGGGACCGTGGATTGATCGCTTTGCAGGCTTGTCAGGCCTACGTCAGAGCGTTGGCGCCCGAACATTTTGAATGA
- a CDS encoding tail fiber assembly protein yields MMTILSARQPCWNDVEHTSLNLLVTFEETRESLGEVPFTASPNDPERHGRELFERAAALEYGDIAEPDEEQLKDAMRMKSSALSALASSMIAKLQGDLSTLQDSEALGMATDEEITQLPLTQAKLDLWRKYRVLLSRVESQPAFPRAVDWPPQPD; encoded by the coding sequence ATGATGACAATTCTGAGTGCGCGTCAGCCCTGCTGGAACGACGTGGAACATACCTCGTTGAACCTGTTGGTAACTTTCGAAGAGACCAGAGAATCATTGGGTGAAGTACCTTTTACGGCTTCGCCGAACGATCCGGAGCGTCACGGTCGAGAATTGTTTGAACGGGCAGCTGCTCTGGAATACGGCGACATTGCCGAACCCGACGAAGAACAACTGAAAGATGCAATGCGTATGAAATCTTCCGCGCTCTCGGCGCTGGCTTCATCGATGATCGCAAAGTTGCAGGGTGACTTGAGCACTCTGCAGGACTCCGAGGCGCTGGGCATGGCCACAGATGAGGAAATCACGCAGTTGCCATTGACTCAGGCAAAACTTGATCTCTGGAGAAAGTACCGGGTACTGCTTTCAAGAGTCGAAAGCCAGCCCGCTTTTCCTCGCGCGGTCGATTGGCCACCGCAGCCTGATTGA
- a CDS encoding glycoside hydrolase family 19 protein, with amino-acid sequence MQLTEKHLIDIMPNARSQAGVFVSALNAAMARHRIDTPKRIAAFLAQVGHESGQLRYVRELGNNQYLSKYDTGTLALRLGNTPEADGDGQKYRGRGLIQITGRANYRQCSLGLFGDERLLALPELLEQPQWAAESAAWFWAQKGLNELADADQFNTITRRINGGLNGLQDRLEIWGRARAVLCPAPGG; translated from the coding sequence ATGCAATTAACTGAAAAACACCTTATCGACATCATGCCCAACGCCCGCTCCCAAGCGGGCGTTTTTGTTTCGGCACTCAACGCCGCCATGGCCAGGCATCGCATCGATACGCCCAAGCGCATCGCCGCGTTTCTGGCACAGGTCGGCCACGAGTCGGGCCAATTGCGTTACGTGCGCGAACTGGGCAACAACCAATACCTGAGCAAATACGACACCGGCACGCTGGCGCTGCGTCTGGGCAATACGCCCGAGGCGGATGGCGACGGGCAAAAGTACCGAGGGCGTGGACTCATTCAAATCACCGGTCGCGCCAACTATCGCCAGTGTAGCCTCGGCTTGTTTGGCGATGAGCGTCTGTTGGCATTGCCCGAGTTGCTCGAACAACCGCAGTGGGCGGCCGAATCGGCGGCATGGTTCTGGGCGCAGAAGGGCCTGAACGAGCTGGCCGACGCGGACCAGTTCAACACCATCACCCGGCGTATCAACGGTGGGTTGAACGGTTTGCAGGATCGTCTGGAAATCTGGGGGCGGGCGAGGGCGGTACTATGTCCGGCTCCTGGCGGGTGA
- a CDS encoding phage tail protein, with translation MDYPKSVPNIGLVNGRFVDENLASGAPGSLIPAVWGNGVTQEILSVVQAAGLTPDETTNDQLLGALRSPALFLTAAQFDKGRSVATAEFVQRALGNYASARGISAATQLSIADIGCSIGMGGTVTYTVTLPDVASVPDGASIGLHCRNSAPVTVASKSGAQISPQGAYLTSIVMNSGESANFVKESGIWTVYGTASLKYAALFSGMVSNPGYQKHASGNIDQWGTGISNAEGDVYVTFPMTFPKAYFSLVATHTGAMRRWLR, from the coding sequence ATGGATTATCCAAAGAGTGTGCCCAATATCGGACTGGTCAATGGCAGGTTCGTGGATGAAAACCTTGCAAGCGGAGCGCCGGGCTCGCTGATTCCTGCTGTGTGGGGTAATGGCGTAACGCAGGAAATTCTGAGTGTTGTGCAGGCGGCAGGTCTAACGCCGGACGAGACGACCAATGATCAATTGCTGGGCGCACTTCGCAGTCCGGCGCTGTTTTTGACTGCTGCCCAGTTTGATAAAGGTCGGTCAGTGGCCACTGCGGAGTTTGTTCAGCGTGCGTTGGGCAATTACGCAAGTGCACGGGGAATATCCGCCGCAACGCAACTATCGATCGCTGATATCGGCTGCTCGATCGGAATGGGCGGGACCGTTACCTATACCGTTACCCTGCCTGACGTCGCCTCGGTACCTGATGGTGCGAGTATTGGCCTGCACTGCCGCAACAGCGCACCGGTCACGGTTGCGAGTAAGTCCGGTGCACAGATCAGCCCCCAAGGCGCCTATCTGACCTCGATTGTGATGAACAGCGGGGAGAGCGCCAACTTTGTCAAAGAGAGCGGCATCTGGACTGTTTACGGTACCGCCAGTTTGAAATATGCCGCGCTGTTTTCCGGAATGGTCAGCAATCCCGGGTATCAAAAACACGCCAGTGGCAACATCGATCAGTGGGGCACGGGGATATCGAACGCCGAGGGGGATGTCTACGTGACATTTCCGATGACGTTTCCCAAGGCATATTTCTCGCTGGTGGCGACACATACGGGGGCGATGCGGCGATGGTTGCGGTAA
- a CDS encoding CinA family protein: MKETTQLAAELGRRLQMLNAHVTTAESCTGGGIAEAITRIPGSSAWFEAGYVTYSNRQKTRQLTVPGDLFETVGAVSREVVEAMVRGAQQHSLAHFAVAVSGVAGPDGGTPNKPVGTVWLAWGVGDAIYSEVQHFPGNRDEVRRQTVKAALEGLVRLAAREIENQG, translated from the coding sequence GTGAAAGAGACCACCCAACTGGCCGCAGAACTGGGCCGACGTCTGCAAATGCTCAATGCCCACGTTACTACCGCCGAGTCCTGCACAGGCGGCGGGATTGCCGAAGCGATCACGCGGATTCCCGGCAGTTCGGCCTGGTTTGAAGCGGGTTACGTGACATATTCCAATCGACAGAAAACCCGGCAGTTGACTGTGCCGGGCGATTTGTTCGAGACGGTGGGCGCGGTCAGTCGTGAAGTGGTCGAGGCGATGGTGCGCGGTGCGCAGCAGCACAGCCTGGCGCATTTTGCCGTGGCGGTCAGCGGTGTTGCCGGTCCCGACGGCGGCACGCCGAACAAGCCGGTGGGTACGGTGTGGCTGGCCTGGGGCGTGGGCGATGCGATTTACAGCGAGGTTCAACACTTCCCTGGCAACCGCGACGAAGTCCGCCGACAAACGGTGAAGGCCGCGCTGGAGGGGCTTGTGCGACTAGCGGCACGAGAAATCGAAAATCAGGGGTAG
- a CDS encoding phage tail assembly chaperone, with product MNPFTVLFSASTKGAYVPGINSTDIPDDVIEIPQGYWISLLQQLAVTPKMIGVSEANGYPILVDPPPPSPDAAADAERAWRTAQLAATDGLVARDRDELEDGGGTTLTTEQYTQLQVYRRELRDWPQGSFFPFSEYRPLAPGWLAAAI from the coding sequence ATGAACCCCTTCACCGTTTTATTCAGCGCCAGCACCAAGGGCGCGTATGTGCCGGGTATCAATTCGACGGATATTCCCGATGACGTAATCGAGATTCCTCAGGGCTACTGGATCTCATTACTGCAACAGTTGGCGGTTACGCCAAAAATGATTGGCGTGAGCGAGGCTAACGGCTACCCGATTCTGGTCGATCCACCGCCACCCTCGCCGGATGCAGCCGCTGACGCCGAGCGCGCCTGGCGCACGGCCCAGCTGGCCGCCACTGACGGTTTGGTGGCGCGTGACCGGGACGAACTTGAGGACGGCGGCGGTACCACGCTGACTACCGAGCAATACACACAATTGCAAGTCTATCGTCGTGAGTTGCGTGACTGGCCGCAGGGATCATTTTTTCCGTTCAGCGAGTATCGGCCGTTGGCTCCGGGGTGGTTGGCTGCTGCAATCTGA